In Ptychodera flava strain L36383 chromosome 6, AS_Pfla_20210202, whole genome shotgun sequence, the sequence AGATGGAAGAGTAGCCAAAGCATTTTTTGCATGTAGAGATTTGTGAGGTTTGTCGTGTCATCGAAGAGTGCTATTGGTAATTCTGTAAGGTTGTTGTTGTTAAGATACagatatcggagatttcgcaatCCTCGAAATAGTGAAGGAGATAATTTAGCGATGCAGGTATTTTGCAGGTAAAGAGAGCGTAGCTTCCTTAAATTTTCAAAGTCTCCATCTTGCAGTGATGTAAGACAATTACCGTACAACTTCAAAGTTGTGAGAGAAGGTAAACCATTCACACCTACCACTCTGGTAAGTAGATTGTTTTGCAATTCTAAAGTTTTCAACGAATTCAAGCTGAGTAAGGTTGCACTCGCTAGCGACGCTATCCTGTTATTTGTTAAACGCAAAGACTCCAGATtattcaaattatcaaaaacaccTAGCGGAAACGTTGTCAAATTGTTGTTGTCAAGCAGTAAGTACTTAAGTTCGTCCAGTTCGCGGAAAATATCGACCGGTAGTGATGGTATCTTGTTTTGATGCAAGTACAAGTAACGTAGATTATGCAAACCGTTGAAGACATTTGTCGGCAATGTATCGATGCTGTTGTCTTGGAGATGCAATGTGTCTAGGCTTGTAAGTCCATGGAATGCTCTGGATGAAATGACTGAAATCCTGTTACTTGACAAGTAAAATGACTTTAGCCGAGACAGGAAACTGAACACATTTGCCTGCAATGTAGTGATGTTATTGTTGGCAAGGTCTAATATCTCTAGACTGGTCACTCCATTGAATACTTCATATGAAATGGCTGAAATCGCATTAATGTTGAGGTACAAGGACTTCAGCTGTGACAGGGAGCTGAATATATTCGGTGACAATGTGCTGATGTCATTGTGGTTGAGTCGTAATTTCTCCAGATTGTTCAGGTTACTAAAAGCTCCAGATGAAATGACTGAAATCGCGTTACTGTTGAGATATAAGTTCTTCAGCCGTGTCAGGGGACTGAACGCCTCTGTGGGAAGTGACGTTATACTATTGTGATCAAGGTCAAGGTGATTGTTTCAGCTGGAATACCTGAGGGTATCACTGTCAAGGATTTGTAGTCACAGTCGACGTAACTATTCCACCGACAGCTGCACATTGAAGGACAACTCATAGCTCCATTGATGTTCAGGAGTAATGCGAACAGCATCGCTAACAGTGCTGTGCAGGCAACCATTGTGGGCTTAAAAGTCGTGCCTTTTGTTCCAGTTTCTCTGTTGTAAGAAACACAAACTTAGGTCAAGCAAAGCCGACAGAGCAGctcatacaaaaatataaataataataataataataataataataataataataaaaggcagtattgctgaaggcaatgagtacttgggccgtgatagagtaattttgaggacaatatatactactattcaaatatggtcttgaatttcctcctgtcaatgaggcatttgattaactggttattaaacgaagcaatggcatgacaacggcaaaatatgtctagcaacttttgtggagtttgaggcaggggttctttatttatagcgggaattgcttaaactccttaaatattcaaattacagcaaatttcttttgttctcgatggtagatgtctaatatttagatgggcatatttagatttctaccctatagttatccctatataccaaaaatcggacatccagctctattggcttgctcagaattagatatgcgcataattaatgaggtacaatatgtggtgtcataaggtgtcccatcataccatttatgaagggtgtagcacttgtggttactgagttgtggacaaatatatatatttgaggtcaaaggtcatcgaggtcacgtgacattttgtcaaaataattgtattgctaagttattcctacataccaaaatcagacctctagctctattagcgcgctcaaaattatatatgcgcataattaatgaggtacaatatgtggtgtcataaggtgtcttatcataccaaatatgaaggatgtagcacttgtggttactgagttgtggacaaaaatatatatatgaggtcaaaggtcattgaggtcacgtcacattttgtcataataattgtattgctaagttattcctatataccaaaaatcagacctctagctctattggctcgc encodes:
- the LOC139134194 gene encoding leucine-rich repeat-containing protein 15-like, whose protein sequence is NHLDLDHNSITSLPTEAFSPLTRLKNLYLNSNAISVISSGAFSNLNNLEKLRLNHNDISTLSPNIFSSLSQLKSLYLNINAISAISYEVFNGVTSLEILDLANNNITTLQANVFSFLSRLKSFYLSSNRISVISSRAFHGLTSLDTLHLQDNSIDTLPTNVFNGLHNLRYLYLHQNKIPSLPVDIFRELDELKYLLLDNNNLTTFPLGVFDNLNNLESLRLTNNRIASLASATLLSLNSLKTLELQNNLLTRVVGVNGLPSLTTLKLYGNCLTSLQDGDFENLRKLRSLYLQNTCIAKLSPSLFRGLRNLRYLYLNNNNLTELPIALFDDTTNLTNLYMQKMLWLLFHLTYSVVCLCYGS